Genomic segment of Maricaulis maris:
GGCGCGTTGGTCGCCTCCCTGCCCATCGTCTCCGTCCTGGGCATGGTCTGGCTCTGGCAGGAGACGAAGGACACCAACCGGCTCGCCGACCACGCCGAAGCCACCTTCTGGTTCGTCCTGCCGTCCCTGCCCATGTTCCTGCTGATCCCCGCGCTGCTTCGGCGCGGCATCGGCTTTTGGCCATCCCTGATACTGGGCTGTGTAGTAACCGTGGGGCTGTATCTCGCCATGACCTGGCTGGGTCCGCGACTAGGGTTGCGGCCGCCGTCTTGACGATCAACCAACCCGACCAGCCGGACCGCACTAAAACAGATGGGGGCGGATGCGTGCGAAATATTGCCCGCCCCGCAAAGCACCGCTTGACCTTGCCCTAGTGACGCCGCCTCAAGAGCGCCCCAGCGAGCGTCACACACATACTTATTGACCTTTGACGCTCGATGCGTCATTAGCTCAAGAGTTATGTGACGCTTGCGAGGGTGCGATGATAGTTGGGTATGCGAGAACTTCGACCGTTGATCAGGAAGCCGGTCTAGAGGCTCAGGAGCGCGATTTGCGTGCCGCTGGGGCAGAGAGACTCTTTACCGAGAAAGTCTCGTCAGTGGCCACGAGAGACGCCCTGAGGGACGCTCTAGATTTTATTCGGGAGGGCGACACGCTGGTGGTCACCAAGCTGGACCGGTTGGCCCGATCTATCCGCGATCTCATGACGGTGATCGACGCTGTGAAGTCCAAGGGAGCGACCCTACGCATCCTTGCGATGAACCTTGATACAGGCACGGCAACCAGCAACTTGATGATAGGCGTGCTGGGGTCCGTTGCCGAGTTCGAACGCGAGATCATGTTGGAACGGCAACGCGAGGGGATCGCGAAGGCAAAGGCCGAAGGAAAGTACAAGGGACGAGCCCCGACTGCCCGAAGAAAGGCCCCGGAGGTGCACCGGTTACTGTCTGACGGATTGACCGAGGCAGCCGTCGCTGAACAGCTCGGGATTAGCCGTTCGAGTGTCCAGAGGATCAAGCGCAAATCCGCGTAGAACTCCTAAGCCCCCTACATATGGACAACGGGCCTGGGGGGGCGAGGGATGTACTGTAGGTGTAGCCCTAAGGATCCTTGAGGGGCATCGTTAGGTGGGGGGATACCCACCCCATCCCCCTACCCACTGTATGTGTTAGATGTGTCCCTCAGGTGCCCAAGGCTTGCCCTTAGGAGGGGGGAACACCTCACCCCCCTCCCAACAATGCGTCCTAGGTAGAGCCGTATGAACCGCCCCGGGTTTCCTGGAGGCTCCAACCTGTGAGAAGGAGGAGCCATCATGGAACGACATACGACACGATATCCGGCGGAGGTTCGCGAGCGGGCTGTCCGGCTGGTTCTGGATCATCAGAGCGATCATGCTTCGCAATGGGAAGCGATTGGCTCGGTGGCGGCGAAGATCGGATGCACGGCGGAGACGCTGCGCCGTTGGGTCCGGCAGGCTGAACGCGACAGCGGGGCTCGGCCCGGGGTGACGAGCGAGGATCGCGACAAGATCCGCGCGCTCGAGCGGGAGAACCGCGAGCTGCGTCAGGCCAACGAGATATTGCGCAAGGCCAGCGCTTATTTTGCCCAGGCGGAGCTCGACCGCCGGTTCAGGCCATGATCGCCTTCATCGACGATCATCGCGAGGTGCACGGCGTCGAGCCGATCTGCAAGGTATTGCCGATCGCCCCGTCCACCTATCGCGAGCACGTCGCCCGGCGGCGCGATCCGGACAGACGCCCGGCACGGGCCAGGCGCGACGCGGCCTTGAAAGTGGAGGTCCGGCGCGTGTTCGAGGAGAACTTCGCGGTGTACGGCGTGCGCAAGGTCTGGCGTCAGCTGCGGCGCGAAGGCTTCGACGTGGCGCGCTGCACGGTGGAGCGGCTGATGCGTGAGATGGGGTTGGCTGGCGCCATCCGCGGCAAGCCGGTAAAGACCACCAGGAGTGACAAGAGCGCGCCGTGCCCGCTTGACCGGGTGAACCGCCAGTTCCAGCCATCCGCGCCGAACCGGCTATGGGTATCGGACTTCACCTATGTCGCCACCTGGACCGGCTTTGTCTACGTGGCGTTTGTCATCGACGCCTACGCCCGGCGTATCGTGGGCTGGCGCGTCAGCCGCTCGGCCCATGCCGCCTTCGTTCTGGACGCCCTTGAGCAGGCGTTGCATCAGCGCCGCCCGATGTCCGGCGGCGGGCTCGTCCATCATTCCGATCGCGGCAGCCAGTACGTTTCGATCAAGTACACCGAACGGCTCGCCGAGGCTGGCGTCGAGCCTTCCGTGGGCAGCGTGGGCGACAGCTACGACAACGCCTTGGCCGAGACGATCAACGGGCTCTACAAGGCCGAGGTTATCCACCGAAGGGGCCCGTGGCGTTCGCTGGAAGCGGTCGAATACGCCACCCTGGAATGGGTCCACTGGTTCAATAACCGCCGCATACTCGAGCCGATCGGCAACATCCCGCCGGCCGAGGCCGAAGAGCGCTACTACGAAAACCTGGATCAAACCGGCATAGCCGCGTAACACTCAAACCAAACAGCCTCCGGGAAATCCGGGGCGGTTCAGTACGGCTCACCATGGTCACTGAAGGTGATGTCCGTATCTTACCTCGACCTGAGCGATACCGCCCGTCACATCGCGGTAAGCATCGATCATCGCTTGCTTCACCTGGGCCGTCTTGGAGATGGGAGCCAAGACCGCATCATGAATTGGAAGCGCTGTGATCCCCTGATCGATCAAACGAAGCAGTGCCTGGGTCATAGGTAACCGTCCGGCCAACCCGCCCTACCAGGGGCGACGCACCTGTCTTACGCTCAGTTTCGCTGAGCGTAAGACCAGGGCATGAGGTCTTCAAGGCGAGTGATCTTGGTGTCGGCGATGTTGGCGAGGACATCGGTGAGCCAGGATTGCGGATCGACATCGTTGAGCTTGGCTGTCTCGATGAGGGTATAGGCGATCGCCGCGGACTTACCGCCGCTGGGCGAGCCGACGAAGAGGTAGTTCTTTCGCCCGACCGCCAGGGGTCGGATGGCGCGCTCCGCGGTATTATTATCGAGCTCGGTGACGCCGTGGTGGAGCCAGGGTTCCAGCTTTTTCATCCGCGTGAGACCATAGCGGATCGCTGCGGCAAGAGGCGTCTTGCCGGATATCCGGGTGAGCTGGGTCTGCAGCCAGGCGTCGAGGTCCTCGAACACGGGTCTTGATCGGGCCTGGCGTACCGCGGCGCGTTCGTCCGGCGGTTTGCCGCGGATCGCCTTTTCGATCGCATAAAGCCGGGCAATGCGTTCAACCGCCTCCTGGGCGATGGCCGAGCCGGACACCGTTTGCACATCCACGAACTTACGCCGGATATGGGCCATGCAGGCCACCTCGGTGATCTGGCCGGTGTCGTAGAGCCGGTTGAACCCGGCATAGCCATCGGCATGCATGAACCCGCGATAGCCGGCCAGATGATCGGCAGGATGTTCGCCCTTGCGATCTGTTGAGAAGCGATAATGGGCCGCGGGCGGGCACTGCCCGACCAGCCGTGCTCATCACGGACATACGCCCACATGCGGGCGGTGGCGGTGCGCCCCTTGCCCGGAGCGAGCATCTTCATGGGGGTATCATCGGCGAAGATGGCCTGGCCCTGGCGGACATGGCGCCCGATGGCTTCGGCCAGCGGTTCCAGCAGCCGCGCGGACTGTCCCACCCATCCGGCCAGGGTGGAGCGTTCCAGCTCGATGCCTTCGCGGGCATAGATCTGGCTCTGGCGGTAAAGCGGCAGGTGATCGCCATACTTGGAGATGAGGACATGCGCCAGGAGCCCCGGTCCGGGACGGCCCTTCTCGATGGGGCGTGAAGGCAGTGGGGCCTGGTGCATGCGCTCGCAGCACGTGCACGCCATGCGCGGGCGTTTGATGCGGTTCACAACAAAGCGCCCCGGTACGTATTCCAGTTCTTCGGTTATATCCTCGCCCAGCGGCTTGAGCCCGCCGCCGCAGGATAGACAGGCCTCGCCGGGCGAGAGGATCTCGTCATGACGCGGCAGGTGATCGGGCAAGGACTTGCGGCTGGGCTTGGCCGGTTCGTGCGCCTGCGCTGACCCGGTCTCGACTTCGGTCCCAACCGCTGGTGCCTCAGCGGCCTCGGCGATCTCCTCGTCCTCCAGCCGCATCTCAAGCTGATCGAGGCGTTCCGAGCGGGAACCGAACTGGTGGCGGCGCAGTCCGGCCAGTTGATGCTTGAGCTTCTCGATGAGAAGATCGCGATTATAGAGCTCGCGCTCGAGCATACCGACCGCGCCCTTGAGGGCGTCGATGTCATCGGGAAGCTGGCTTGGCGCGGTGATCATGGGCTCAACATCTATCTGAGCCGCAGCGTGATGTGAATCGAAAATCGGCAATTTAGTACAATAAATACAATGATATGCGTCTATACTTTATAGACACTTCAACCCGCCACCAAGGGCCTCCAGGTGTGCTGCGGCATGCGCCAGTCGATGCCCTCCAGCAACATCGCTAGCTGCGCCCGGCCGAGCGCCACCTTGCCGTCGGCCGCAGACGGCCAGACAAACCGCCCCCGCTCCAGCCGCTTGGAGAAGAGGCACGCCCCCTGGCCATCCCACCAGATGATCTTCACCAGATCACCGCGCCGGCCCCGGAAGATGAAGATCTGACCGGAATGAGGATCTTCGCTGAGCTTACTCTCGGCCAGTGCGGCCAGCCCGTTAAACCCCTTGCGCATATCCGTCACCCCGCCAGCCAGCCAGACCCGCGTCTCGGCAGGAACCGGGATCATGCTGCTGCTCCGATCGCCCGGATCACCCGCGTCAGCGCGGCTTCTTCGACATGGCTCTCAACGCGTAGCCGCGTACCGCACACCAGCGCGATCTCGATCGGGCTGGGCGATGCAGGTGGATCAGTGGCCGGCAAAGTCGCATCAGTGCGAGACCCCATGGCGATGGGCGCAAAGGCTTCGGTCCCGATCTCAACCGGCAGGAAGACCGGCTCGGCTTCAGGCAAGGCGCCCTCGGCCAGGCTCGGGTTAAAGCGCGGATCGCGGCGCCAGGTACTGATCAGGTTGGCGTTCATGTCGTGACGCCGCGCCACACCAGCGATCGACATGCCGACTTCGAAACTCTCCGCCACGATCGCCCGCTTCTCTTCCAGGCTCCAATACCGGCGCCCCGTAACTCCCGCCATGTCCCTCTCCGATAATGCCCACGATGAACGCTAGTGGGCACTACCACCCGACCGCGAGCCCATAGACTCGCGATACCGGAAATCTAGACAAGGGCGGGTTCACCGAACGCTTACGAACCTCCTGCAATTCACACCTGCGTTTCATCCTCTGCTCTTCATCGCTAGGGAGCTTGGCGATCTCAGCCAGGCCGACGATATCGGGGTCGATGCGGTCTCGACGGAGGAGCTTCAAGAGCTGCTCACGTCCTCCCATGGTGTACATCAGAGGCTTGTCCGGATGGGGCGAGCAGGTCTTCATCACGATCCACTGAAGCCCATCGGCTTTCAGGACATGGTTGGAGTTGATGTGGGCGAGATGTTGGTAGGCTTGGGTCATTTCTCTTGGTTTCAGGCATAGAGAAACGCCCCGAGAGGTGTTTCTCAGGGCGTCTCAAGGGGTGAACTGGTTGGGTTACTTGAAGGAGATGATCGGTACTTGGCCGAGGCGTCTCTGGAAGGCCTCTTTCAATCGTCTCTCTGCCTCTTCCGCCTTGCTTGTTGGAACGATCAGGCAGTCGTGGAGTGGCAAGGCTGAGAGTTCAGCTCCATGGCGAACCAGGCAATCGACTAGAATGTCGCTCTCCATCCTCATCACTTGGTGGCCGAAGCTTCTGTGGAGGTAGTGCGCCACCGGGGCGTGGAGATCCTCTAGGGCTTCCAATGCCTCCTGAGGAGAGCAACACACGAGGTCTCCGTGCTTTTTCTCTGCCCAGGCGGGATATCTCCGGTCGCGGTTGAGAGCGGCCTGGAAGAGCGGCTTGAACGCTTCTTTGGGTGGTTTCTCTGCGCCTGGCACAAGTGTGTCGAACTGAGGAGGAACGTAGGGGCTTTCAAGGTTCGGAAGAGGGAGACCTTCAAGAGCATATAGGATGGTGAGGGAGCAGGCCTTGATGTCCACCTCTTCGATGGGTTCTCCATCGATCAGCAGGTACTCTTGGCGCTCGTTGATCCCACTCTCCTTTCCACTCTTGAGATCATACCAGAAGGGATGGGCGTGAAGGCCCCATAGGCGTCCTCCGCAAGCAAAGGAGCCCTCTGAAAACACGCGACGCAATGGCCGTGCGCTAAGATCAACATGCGGCCCTCCGGGTACCATAAAGAGGTCGAGCTTTTCCAGATAGGCGTTGATGACCTTCACCTCCTCACGCATGCGAAGTGTGTCCTCGGTCTCTGGATAATCAACGAGGGTCCCCTTCGGACGCCCCCACCAGACGCTGTCCGTCTTCTTCGAGCGCTTCAGCGCGATCAGCTCAGGCTGGTCATTGGAGACCGCCAGATCATGCTTTGTGATCTCTGCTGCCTCTATCAAGGCAAGAAGCTTCGGGCCGGCAGACAAGCTGGATCGTTCGTTCACGGCCTCCCTACGGGGATGGAAGACAATCCAAGGCCCTGACTCGGGGAGTGAGAGCATCTCGATCAGTTTTTTCGTGATCTTGCCCAAGGCTGGAGGCCTGTATCGGGAGGCGCCTCCAAGGTCATGGTCGCCAAGGCCGATATGGACACGAGCCATCTTGCCCATGGTGAGAACACGGTGGGTGAGGTCCGAGATCAGCGCCTCGGTGCATAGCTCTAGCTTCTGGGTATTGGCTTGGCTTCTCGCTCTTCCGAGGGGGGCGAGTTGTTGCTCCTGGCAGAGGAAAACGTCGATGGCTTGGGAAACGATATTGTCCAGGGCTTGGGACGCAGATCTGCGCGCAGGGTTGAACGCTCGGTCCTCATGACGAGGAACGAGGTCTTGGTTGGTGTTGTCGGTCATTGAATAGAAGAACTTGCCCGCAACTCGATCAGTTGCAGGTCTTCATGAGGCTGTGGGTGGCCTCAAGCGATGTGTTTAGGCGGAGTGTGGATAGGGTTATTGAGGGAGGTGATGGTGGTGGTGATCATCACCCTAGGCTCAGCCTAGAGAGGTCTCTGGGACGCATATCTAGAGATATCTTAGGGAGGACCCTGGTTTGGTATCTATAGGGGCAACCTACTTCAGGCCGATGGGGACGGAAGAGCAGCGTACCGCTCCGCCACATGCCTTGTTGACCGAGGCAGGGTTAGATCGGCCTTCGGCGTCTACTCCAGCCCTTTCCCTCTATAACGCGGGGTTTTGAGAGACGCTCGTCGGAGGCTTCCCTTTCCTAGTGCAAGTTCTGAGGTCCCTGCACCGCCATTCCCCCCTAATACGATGGGTTTTGCGAGGTTGCCTCCTTGGCCGAGCGTTTGATCCTCTGGACGCTCGACCGGCTGATCCCAAGCTCCTCGGCCACCGTCGCCTCCGTCTTCCCCTCACCGAGCAAGGCGAGGACCTGATCAGTCTTCCTTCGCGCGGTCGGCGCACGCCCCTTGTACTTCCCCGCAGCCTTGGCCTTGGCAATCCCCTCACGCTGCCTCTCCAGCATGATCTCGCGTTCGAACTCAGCGACTGATCCGAGGATGCCCAGCATCAACTTCCCCGTGGCCGAGGAAGTGTCCAGGTCCATCGAGAGAATACGAAGCTCAGCACCCTTTTCCCGGATGGTGTCGACGATCTCCATCAGGTCCCGGATCGAGCGGGCAAGACGGTCGAGCTTCGTCACCATCAAGACGTCCCCGTCCCTGATGTAGCTCAGAGCCTCATCAAGGGTGTAACGGCTGCCTATGGAGGACACCTGCTCACTGAACACCTTCTCTGCCCCAGCGGCGAGCAATTCACGCTTCTGTGCGTCCAGACCGGCTTCCTGATCAGCGGTCGAGGTTCGGGCATATCCAATCAGCATCATCACACTCCAGCATCAATAGGATCTGAACCCTATGAGGCATGAAGGCGTCAAAAGTCAAGATGTATGTGTGTGATGCTTTCTGGAGCAAGGCAGCGGGAGCTTCACTAGGGCTTGCTTCAAAGGTGCGACTTGTTGAAATATCTCGAGCATTCAGGTCTTTTGAGTCTAGGGGGCAACATGATCGCATCGCATCGGATTTGGATTGGGGCGATCCTCGCAAGTCTGGCGATACTGGTATTGATAGGTATGGCCGTGCCAGCAAAAGAGCCTGCCTGCAGAGATGGTTGGGGGTCACCCTCGATTGGGTTGTCGGGTGCCTGCTCACATCATGGCGGAGTCGACCGCTCTTGGGGAATGCGATCGTGGCTTTATCTCATATCTCTTAGCTCGATCTGGGGAGGTGCGTTTTGGCTGTCTCAGTGGAAATCTAGTGAATGGCGGAGAGCTGAGGAATTTGAAGCAGATATACGCGAGGCTGCCAGACAACGGTCTAGTGTCGGTGCGAAGAGGCGCGCTCGAAAGCGAAGGTAATTCGGCTACCTGTATAAGGTTTGGATCGATCACCGCGCAGGCTGAACGGAGATTCCAGAGTTAGTTCAGAAGCGGTTGGCGACAAGCGAGGCCGCCTCGCTCGAGATGAGTTGGAGCGATACTGCATGTCTGCAGAAGAAGTCGCAGAAGCACAAGATGTGAGCGAGACCCTCTACGCCTTGGTTCGCTCGCGCTGGAGGGGGCCGGGGGGAGCATCGTAACTGCCGTGTAGATTCGGGGCTCTCAGATTTTCTGAGCATTTTTGCAAGTCGCTGCCATGAGCCGGGTTGCTCCTTGCCTCCAAGATAGGCGCTAAGACAACGGTGAGGACCTCATCTGGGGCGTGGGGGTTGCGTTCCGAATTTTGAAATCATATAGGTATCTAGGTAGATACCTATATGTTGGGTCGGTTTATGGAGAGAAGCGTGAATCGTACTGCGGCCCTACTTCGTTTGTCCCGGATGGTGGACGAGTTTCGTCACTTGGAGCAAGACTTTCCAGCGTCTTATGCTGCTGTCTTGCTTTGCGTTGCTCGTCACGAAGACGATCCTGATGGGCCGCCAATCCAACAACAAGTAGCTGATGAACTTGGTCTATCCAAGGGGACTGTCTCAATGAACCGCCCCGGATTTCCCGGAGGCTGTTTGGTTTGAGTGTTACGCGGCTATGCCGGTTTGATCCAGGTTTTCGTAGTAGCGCTCTTCGGCCTCGGCCGGCGGGATGTTGCCGATCGGCTCGAGTATGCGGCGGTTATTGAACCAGTGGACCCATTCCAGGGTGGCGTATTCGACCGCTTCCAGCGAACGCCACGGGCCCCTTCGGTGGATAACCTCGGCCTTGTAGAGCCCGTTGATCGTCTCGGCCAAGGCGTTGTCGTAGCTGTCGCCCACGCTGCCCACGGAAGGCTCGACGCCAGCCTCGGCGAGCCGTTCGGTGTACTTGATCGAAACGTACTGGCTGCCGCGATCGGAATGATGGACGAGCCCGCCGCCGGACATCGGGCGGCGCTGATGCAACGCCTGCTCAAGGGCGTCCAGAACGAAGGCGGCATGGGCCGAGCGGCTGACGCGCCAGCCCACGATACGCCGGGCGTAGGCGTCGATGACAAACGCCACGTAGACAAAGCCGGTCCAGGTGGCGACATAGGTGAAGTCCGATACCCATAGCCGGTTCGGCGCGGATGGCTGGAACTGGCGGTTCACCCGGTCAAGCGGGCACGGCGCGCTCTTGTCACTCCTGGTGGTCTTTACCGGCTTGCCGCGGATGGCGCCAGCCAACCCCATCTCACGCATCAGCCGCTCCACCGTGCAGCGCGCCACGTCGAAGCCTTCGCGCCGCAGCTGACGCCAGACCTTGCGCACGCCGTACACCGCGAAGTTCTCCTCGAACACGCGCCGGACCTCCACTTTCAAGGCCGCGTCGCGCCTGGCCCGTGCCGGGCGTCTGTCCGGATCGCGCCGCCGGGCGACGTGCTCGCGATAGGTGGACGGGGCGATCGGCAATACCTTGCAGATCGGCTCGACGCCGTGCACCTCGCGATGATCGTCGATGAAGGCGATCATGGCCTGAACCGGCGGTCGAGCTCCGCCTGGGCAAAATAAGCGCTGGCCTTGCGCAATATCTCGTTGGCCTGACGCAGCTCGCGGTTCTCCCGCTCGAGCGCGCGGATCTTGTCGCGATCCTCGCTCGTCACCCCGGGCCGAGCCCCGCTGTCGCGTTCAGCCTGCCGGACCCAACGGCGCAGCGTCTCCGCCGTGCATCCGATCTTCGCCGCCACCGAGCCAATCGCTTCCCATTGCGAAGCATGATCGCTCTGATGATCCAGAACCAGCCGGACAGCCCGCTCGCGAACCTCCGCCGGATATCGTGTCGTATGTCGTTCCATGATGGCTCCTCCTTCTCACAGGTTGGAGCCTCCAGGAAACCCGGGGCGGTTCACAAGGATAGTGATGAGCCTCGGTGACCGGCGTAAAGCGAACCGACCCGCTAGCGCAGAGCGACCTTCAAAGGCCAGGGCGGCGTTCGGATTGATCGAAAGAAAACCTGACGCCCTAGACCTTAGGATCATGAGATTGGTTCTCACGCCGAGGGGCCGAGGAGTGGTCAATCGGCTTATCCAAGCCATCAGCCCCGAAGCATGAAGGAATACAATGGCAATACGTGAACGAGGAACGGGCTTCCAAATCGACGTGCAAGTGAAGGGCGCACGCTACCGCGAGCATCACTCTGGTCCTCGGGAGGAAGCTGAAGCCCGCGAGGCGCGGATCAAGGCCGACATGAAGGCGGGGAAAGACCCGTCCTTGGACGCCCCCAAGCATGTCTCAGGTCCGCGCTCCAGGCTGACCCTTCAGAAGGCCTTGGAGGAGTGCTGTAAGCGGTACTGGTCGCACGACAAGAAGGTTCACATCATGATCGCCAAGCTCTACGAGCGGTTCAGTCGTGACGTGCTTTTGGAGAGCATCACCACCGAAATGGTGGACGACTATATCCAGGACCTTGAGGATGAAGGGTTCACCCTCTCGACCATCAAGAAGCGGTGCCACCCTCTGTCGGTCGCGTTTAACCACTACCACAAGAGAGGGAACATCAAGGTGAAGCCTGCCTTCCTCTATCCGAAGGGTAAGGACAACCGCCGTAAGCGCATGCTGACGGACGAGGAACGTGACGAGATCATCTACTTCTTCGAGGACGAGTACGACAAGAGGGCTAGGTCTGACGGCATGTCTGGATGGGACTGGCGAGACTTCTTCGTGTTCTTCATGGATACAGGCATCCGCCCGTCCGAGATCAGGCTCTTGTCAACTCGGCAGCTCGTCAATGGGAAGATCATGGTCGAGGAGACCAAGAACGATAACCCGCGTCGTATCCCGCTCACTGATCGCGCCCTGGCGGCGTTCAAGCGGCAAGCCTACAGGAACGAGGGAGAGAATCCCTTCCACTGGGCTACTGAGGGACGCATTGCGCACGCCTGGAGGTGCCTGAGGGAGTTCAAAGGGATCACCGCCCAAGACGATCCTGAGTTCGTCCCGTACATCCTGCGCCACGACTGCGCGACCCGTCTCTACGCTCTCACCAAGGACCTTCTGGTGGTTCAACGCTGGATGGGGCACAAGCGGATCGAGACGACGCTGATCTACGCGAAACTCAATGACGAGCAGATGGACAATGCTCGGGACCTGATGAATGGTCCGGTTGGCCAAGCCAAGCTGCAGTTGGTGAAATAGCGTGTGACGCGGTTTGGTCCTATTGTGACGCGAGGCGTGACGTAACGTCACAAATCGTGACGCGGACGTGGTGGAAGTGGTATACACATCAGACTTAAAATCTGACGCCTTTCAAAGGCTTGCGGGTTCAAGTCCCGCCGTCCGCACCAGTCTCAAGGGGACTTAAAATCTGTCGGCCGCAAGGTCATGCCGGTTCAAGTCCGGCCGCCCGCACCATTTTTTATCTCGCGGCGATCCGCTTCGCGGATGCCGCCGATAGGGCGGGCTGACGGCCCGGCGCGCGGTCGCGCTTGCGGACCCTATGGGTCCGGTGTGAGGCCTGTTTCACGACCTTTCGCTGGGCTGGGCCCGTCGCCGCCTTGCCATCATCCACAGCCGGTGGACGGTCAGGTAGACGCCAGCGAGGCCGAAGAGGAGGGCGATGATGGAGGTGATCTTGATCCACCAGGAATTGAAGTTCTCCCGGGTCGACCAGTCCATGATGTGGACGCCCCAGAAGAAGTCATAGACTCGCCAGGCTGTGGTCCGGACCGCGCGCAGCTCGCCGGTCTGGCTGTTGATATAGAAGGTCGTGGCCGGTGTGGTCTCGCCCGGCGCGAACTCGATCTGCCAGGCGGGCACCGAAAGACCGGCCTCGCGGGGCGGGCTTTGCAGCCAGGTCGTGGAGCGTATCTCTCCGAGGCCGCGCTGGCGGTTGCGGGCAATGTCGAGGGCCAGGGTTTCGGCGATCGGTGACAGGGTCTCGCCGCTGATCGCATCGATCATGACGGGGCCGCCGATGGTTTCTAGACGCCAGACCGGATTATCGGCCAGAAGGCCGGTCCGGGCCGACAGGACGCCGGTCGGCTGAGCGTCAACGATGTCGGCCAAGGGCAGGGCGGTGTCTGCCCAGTCGATGGCCGCGCCGGGTTCCGGCGTCCGCAGGTGCTCGCCGCGAATGGTCTCGATCGGAATGATCACCATCACCAGGCCGGAAATCAGCCACAGCATGACCTGAACTCCGAAAGCGGCGCCGAGCCACAGGTGGATCTGGCTCATCAAGCGAAAGGTTTTCATGCGGCGCGGCTCCTGCGGCCCAGGCTTTGTGGTCGTTCTCGTCCCGCCTCTCGTGCCTGCCATTGCACAACCGAGCAACCCCGTTTGCCGCCCAGGATATCATTGTGTCGAACCAGGGCGTTCGCTGTCGACCATGGCGGCTCGCCGCGCTAGCTGTGAACTCTCATA
This window contains:
- a CDS encoding DUF3147 family protein; the encoded protein is MLWLVIKSLISGVLVGIVSEAAKRSAAMGALVASLPIVSVLGMVWLWQETKDTNRLADHAEATFWFVLPSLPMFLLIPALLRRGIGFWPSLILGCVVTVGLYLAMTWLGPRLGLRPPS
- a CDS encoding recombinase family protein, whose amino-acid sequence is MIVGYARTSTVDQEAGLEAQERDLRAAGAERLFTEKVSSVATRDALRDALDFIREGDTLVVTKLDRLARSIRDLMTVIDAVKSKGATLRILAMNLDTGTATSNLMIGVLGSVAEFEREIMLERQREGIAKAKAEGKYKGRAPTARRKAPEVHRLLSDGLTEAAVAEQLGISRSSVQRIKRKSA
- a CDS encoding IS3 family transposase (programmed frameshift), translating into MERHTTRYPAEVRERAVRLVLDHQSDHASQWEAIGSVAAKIGCTAETLRRWVRQAERDSGARPGVTSEDRDKIRALERENRELRQANEILRKASAYFCPGGARPPVQAMIAFIDDHREVHGVEPICKVLPIAPSTYREHVARRRDPDRRPARARRDAALKVEVRRVFEENFAVYGVRKVWRQLRREGFDVARCTVERLMREMGLAGAIRGKPVKTTRSDKSAPCPLDRVNRQFQPSAPNRLWVSDFTYVATWTGFVYVAFVIDAYARRIVGWRVSRSAHAAFVLDALEQALHQRRPMSGGGLVHHSDRGSQYVSIKYTERLAEAGVEPSVGSVGDSYDNALAETINGLYKAEVIHRRGPWRSLEAVEYATLEWVHWFNNRRILEPIGNIPPAEAEERYYENLDQTGIAA
- the tnpB gene encoding IS66 family insertion sequence element accessory protein TnpB (TnpB, as the term is used for proteins encoded by IS66 family insertion elements, is considered an accessory protein, since TnpC, encoded by a neighboring gene, is a DDE family transposase.), yielding MIPVPAETRVWLAGGVTDMRKGFNGLAALAESKLSEDPHSGQIFIFRGRRGDLVKIIWWDGQGACLFSKRLERGRFVWPSAADGKVALGRAQLAMLLEGIDWRMPQHTWRPLVAG
- the tnpA gene encoding IS66-like element accessory protein TnpA → MAGVTGRRYWSLEEKRAIVAESFEVGMSIAGVARRHDMNANLISTWRRDPRFNPSLAEGALPEAEPVFLPVEIGTEAFAPIAMGSRTDATLPATDPPASPSPIEIALVCGTRLRVESHVEEAALTRVIRAIGAAA
- a CDS encoding recombinase family protein, producing MLIGYARTSTADQEAGLDAQKRELLAAGAEKVFSEQVSSIGSRYTLDEALSYIRDGDVLMVTKLDRLARSIRDLMEIVDTIREKGAELRILSMDLDTSSATGKLMLGILGSVAEFEREIMLERQREGIAKAKAAGKYKGRAPTARRKTDQVLALLGEGKTEATVAEELGISRSSVQRIKRSAKEATSQNPSY
- a CDS encoding tyrosine-type recombinase/integrase, whose protein sequence is MAIRERGTGFQIDVQVKGARYREHHSGPREEAEAREARIKADMKAGKDPSLDAPKHVSGPRSRLTLQKALEECCKRYWSHDKKVHIMIAKLYERFSRDVLLESITTEMVDDYIQDLEDEGFTLSTIKKRCHPLSVAFNHYHKRGNIKVKPAFLYPKGKDNRRKRMLTDEERDEIIYFFEDEYDKRARSDGMSGWDWRDFFVFFMDTGIRPSEIRLLSTRQLVNGKIMVEETKNDNPRRIPLTDRALAAFKRQAYRNEGENPFHWATEGRIAHAWRCLREFKGITAQDDPEFVPYILRHDCATRLYALTKDLLVVQRWMGHKRIETTLIYAKLNDEQMDNARDLMNGPVGQAKLQLVK
- a CDS encoding PepSY domain-containing protein, encoding MKTFRLMSQIHLWLGAAFGVQVMLWLISGLVMVIIPIETIRGEHLRTPEPGAAIDWADTALPLADIVDAQPTGVLSARTGLLADNPVWRLETIGGPVMIDAISGETLSPIAETLALDIARNRQRGLGEIRSTTWLQSPPREAGLSVPAWQIEFAPGETTPATTFYINSQTGELRAVRTTAWRVYDFFWGVHIMDWSTRENFNSWWIKITSIIALLFGLAGVYLTVHRLWMMARRRRAQPSERS